GAAGCTGAACAGAACCCCAAAATTGAGCTAGGGTTGGGGGAAACCTGAACAGAACCCCAGAACTGAGCTGGGATTGGGGGAGAACCTGAACAGAACCCCAAAACTGAGCCAGGATTGGGGGAAAACATGAACAGAACCCCAGAACTGAGCCAGGATCGGGGGAGAACCTGAACAGAACCCCAGAATTCAGCCACAAATTCAACCACTGGAGAAAACCTGAACAGAACCCCAAAACTGAGCCAGGATTGGGAAATCTTTTATTGAAAGCcactcagggctgggatgagcacGGGGAGGGGACACTCAGGGGGTCACgcagggtcactcagggtcactcagggggTCATTCAGGGGTCACTCCGGGGTCACTTCCTGCGGTGCTTGCTGGGGTCGTCCTTGAAGAACTCGTTGAAGCCCATGGTGATGCAGGCCAGGAAGCAAACGTACTCCTTGAAATCCACCTCGCTGTCCTTGTTGTGGTCCAGGTCGTTCACCAGCCGCTTGAACTCGGCCTCGTCCATTTGTTTCTGCCGGGGgagagggtttggggggagGGTTCGgggggaggggctgctcctccccgcccctctcccctgctctgcctcaggGAGGGGTTTTGGccttggcagctgcaggtgggtgagctgggcagtgcccaAATTAGCAAAAGTGCCTGCCGGATGTGGAAAAAtttagcaaaataaataaataaataaataattatcgCCTCCCAGTTGAAACCACAAGCCAAAAAAGGGAAGTAAaggtttaaaaaagaaattatgaaaaaaaatggaaatcgGAGCGTGATTTCCTTTGCCAAACCAAATATttctgtgggtttgttttttttaaaaaaaatccttttttttataagaaaaacttAAAGGAAAAATTTCCTTTGGGGCTGAGCCCCTCCAGACCtcatccctccccttccccagggaAGCACCC
This window of the Passer domesticus isolate bPasDom1 chromosome 32, bPasDom1.hap1, whole genome shotgun sequence genome carries:
- the LOC135288245 gene encoding protein S100-A4-like, with translation MACPLEQAMAVMVTTFHKYSAKEGDKYKLSKAELKELLNKELPVFGSKQMDEAEFKRLVNDLDHNKDSEVDFKEYVCFLACITMGFNEFFKDDPSKHRRK